In the Puntigrus tetrazona isolate hp1 chromosome 9, ASM1883169v1, whole genome shotgun sequence genome, one interval contains:
- the ankrd44 gene encoding serine/threonine-protein phosphatase 6 regulatory ankyrin repeat subunit B isoform X3: MAVLKLVDQPPLVQAIFNGDPDEIRVLICKSEDVNALDAEKRAPLHAAAFLGDAEITELLIVSGARVNAKDNMWLTPLHRAVASRSEEAVRVLIRHSADVNARDKNWQTPLHVAAANKALRCAEVIIPLLSSVNVSDRGGRTALHHAALNGHTEMVSLLLAKGANINAFDKKDCRALHWAAYMGHLDVVCLLVSQGAEISSKDKRGYTPLHAAASNGQIAVVKHLLSLAVEIDEANAFGNTALHVACFNGQDAVVSELIDYGANVSQPNNKGFTPLHFAAASTHGALCLEFLVNSGADVNVQSRDGKSPLHLTAVHGRFTRSQTLIQNGGEIDCVDKDGNTPLHVAARYGHELLINTLITSGADCTRRGIHGMFPLHLAALNAHADCCRKLLSSGRRYSIMCPLSNDSVLSAGFQIDTPDNLGRTCLHAAAAGGNVECVKLLLSSGADHNRRDKHGRTPLHYAAASRHFQCLETLVSCGTCINATDQWGRSAVHYAAASDLDRRRRVVLEPESDGVQAEREKEAALCLEFLLQNGAGPSLKDKQGYSAVHYAAAYGHRHCLKLLLDRDESQQDEMENSQTRSPLHLAAYHGHAQALEVLLEGHCEVDQGDEVGRTPLALASLRGHTDCSLTLLNHGASPRSKDTIRGRTPIHLAVMNGHTSCVRLLLEDSDNADLVDTADSQGQTPLMLAVIGGHVDAVSLLLEREASVDLADHQGLTGLHLGLLCGQEECVQSLLELEASVLLGDSRGRTAIHLAAARGHASWLSELLNIACSEPPIPPLRDNHGYTPLHWACYYGHDGCVEVLLEQRDFHHFDGNPFTPLHCAVVNDHETCANILLEAMGTKIVTCKDSKGRTPLHAAAFAGHIDCVQLLLAHNASVDDIDQSGCSALIMAAEKGRVEVVEALLTSANVNLSLTDQKGNTALHLACSNGMEECALLILGKLPDSALVATNTALQTPLHLAARSGMKQTVQELLSRGASVQVLDENALELLRQAPC; encoded by the exons ATGGCTGTTCTTAAACTAGTCGACCAG CCACCCCTCGTCCAAGCCATCTTTAATGGAGACCCCGATGAGATTCGTGTGCTCATATGTAAATCAGAAGACGTCAATGCACTG gATGCTGAGAAGCGAGCTCCTCTTCATGCAGCAGCCTTCCTCGGAGATGCTGAGATCACAGAGCTCCTCATTGTGTCAG GGGCGCGGGTCAATGCCAAAGACAACATGTGGTTGACTCCACTCCACAGGGCAGTGGCATCACGTAGCGAG GAGGCCGTTCGCGTGTTGATCCGTCATTCTGCTGACGTTAACGCACGGGATAAGAACTGGCAGACTCCGTTGCATGTTGCTGCCGCCAACAAGGCCCTGCGCTGCGCAGAGGTCATCATCCCGCTCCTGAGCAGCGTCAATGTTTCAGATCGCGGGGGACGCACCGCCCTGCACCACGCTGCCCTTAATGGGCACACAGAG ATGGTTAGCCTTCTTCTggccaagggtgccaatatcaATGCCTTTGACAAGAAAGACTGCCGTGCACTGCACTGGGCGGCATATATGG GTCACTTAGATGTAGTGTGTTTACTGGTGAGTCAAGGGGCTGAGATCAGCTCCAAGGACAAAAGAGGATACACACCTCTACATGCTGCTGCTTCCAACGGTCAGATTGCTGTGGTGAAACACTTGCTCAGTCTGGCTGTAGAG ATAGATGAAGCCAATGCCTTTGGGAACACCGCGCTGCATGTGGCCTGCTTTAATGGACAAGATGCAGTAGTCAGTGAGCTGATCGATTACGGTGCTAATGTCAGTCAGCCGAATAACAAGGGCTTCACACCTCTGCACTTCGCTGCAGCTTCCACTCACGGTGCCCTGTGTCTGGAGTTCCTGGTCAACAGCGGAGCTGATGTCAATGTCCAA AGTCGCGATGGGAAAAGCCCTCTTCATCTGACAGCAGTTCATGGACGATTCACACGCTCTCAGACGCTCATCCAAAACG GTGGAGAGATTGACTGTGTTGATAAGGATGGAAACACTCCCCTTCATGTTGCTGCTCGATACGGACATGAACTTTTAATAAACACTCTAATCACAAGCGGAGCTGACTGCACCAG AAGAGGAATACATGGCATGTTTCCTTTACATCTGGCCGCTCTGAATGCTCATGCCGACTGCTGCCGAAAGCTTCTTTCCTCAG GACGGAGGTATAGCATAATGTGCCCTCTCAGTAATGACTCGGTCCTGTCTGCAGGCTTCCAAATCGATACTCCAGACAACCTGGGGAGGACGTGTCTGCATGCCGCAGCTGCAGGCGG TAATGTGGAGTGTGTGAAGCTATTACTCAGCAGTGGAGCTGATCATAACCGCAGAGACAAACATGGAAG GACCCCTCTCCACTATGCGGCAGCTAGTCGACACTTTCAGTGCCTGGAGACTTTGGTGTCCTGCGGTACCTGCATTAATGCCACTGACCAGTGGGGGCGCTCTGCTGTGCACTACGCTGCTGCTTCTGACCTGGACAGGAG GCGGCGTGTGGTCCTGGAACCAGAGAGTGACGGAGTTCAAGCTGAGAGGGAGAAGGAGGCAGCTCT gTGTCTTGAGTTCCTGTTGCAGAATGGTGCTGGCCCATCACTCAAAGATAAACAAGGCTACAGTGCTGTTCATTATGCTGCAGCTTACGGCCACAGACACTGTCTGAAACTG cttttggaCAGAGATGAGAGCCAACAAGATGAGATGGAGAACAGCCAAACCAGAAGCCCACTGCATCTAGCC GCATACCATGGTCACGCACAAGCTCTAGAAGTGCTCTTGGAGGGTCACTGTGAGGTGGATCAGGGTGATGAGGTGGGTCGGACTCCACTGGCACTCGCCTCCCTCAGGGGCCACACTGACTGCTCTCTCACGCTTCTGAATCACGGGGCCTCGCCAAGAAGCAAAGATACTATTCGAGGACGAACACCAATCCACCTCGCAG TAATGAATGGTCATACATCTTGTGTGCGCCTCCTGCTGGAAGACTCTGATAATGCAGATCTGGTAGATACAGCGGACTCTCAGGGACA GACCCCTCTAATGCTGGCAGTAATTGGGGGTCATGTGGATGCTGTGTCTCTTCTATTGGAGCGCGAGGCCAGTGTGGACTTGGCTGATCATCAGGGTCTGACCGGTCTGCACCTGGGG cTCTTGTGTGGACAGGAGGAATGTGTTCAGTCACTGTTGGAGCTGGAGGCATCCGTGCTGCTGGGGGACTCCAGGGGTCGGACAGCAATCCACTTGGCTGCAGCGAGAGGTCACGCTTCCTGGTTGAGCGAATTACTCAATATTGCATGTTCTGAACCCCCGATACCTCCATTACGAGACAACCATGGATACACACCCTTACACTGGGCCTGTTACTACG GTCACGATGGTTGTGTCGAGGTCTTACTCGAACAAAGAGATTTCCATCACTTCGATGGGAACCCCTTCACCCCGCTGCATTGTGCTGT GGTCAATGACCATGAGACCTGtgccaatattttattagaagcCATGGGAACAAAGATCGTAACTTGCAAAGACTCCAAGGGCAG GACACCTCTCCATGCAGCTGCATTTGCTGGCCACATAGACTGTGTTCAGCTGCTTCTGGCCCATAATGCATCTGTGGATGACATTGACCAATCAGGGTGCAGTGCCCTGATTATGGCAGCGGAGAAAGGAAGAGTCGAAGTTGTAG AGGCTCTACTTACTAGTGCCAATGTGAACCTCAGTCTGACTGACCAGAAGGGCAATACAGCGCTCCATCTAGCCTGCAGTAAC
- the sf3b1 gene encoding splicing factor 3B subunit 1 isoform X2 produces the protein MQVRTYMDVMKEQHLSKEEREIRLQMVEKAKSGELKAVNGSAASQAAGAKRKRRWDQTADQTPSNTTPRKVSSWDQADAGPETPGHTPSNSRWDETPGRPKGSETPGATPSTRMWEPTPSHTPAGAATPGRDTPGHATPGHGGATSSVRKNRWDETPKTERETPGHGSGWAETPRTDRGDESVGETPTPGASKRKSRWDETPASQMGSSTPLLTPGKTPLGTPAMNMATPTPGHLMSMTPEQLQAWRWEREIDERNRPLTDEELDAMFPEGYKVLPPPAGYVPIRTPARKLAATPTPIGGMTGFHMQTEDRSMKQVNDQPSGNLPFLKPDDIQYFDKLLVEVDESTLSPEEQKERKIMKLLLKIKNGTPPMRKAALRQITDKAREFGAGPLFNQILPLLMSPTLEDQERHLLVKVIDRILYKLDDLVRPYVHKILVVIEPLLIDEDYYARVEGREIISNLAKAAGLATMISTMRPDIDNMDEYVRNTTARAFAVVASALGIPSLLPFLKAVCKSKKSWQARHTGIKIVQQIAILMGCAILPHLRSLVEIIEHGLVDEQQKVRTISALAIAALAEAATPYGIESFDSVLKPLWKGIRQHRGKGLAAFLKAIGYLIPLMDAEYANYYTREVMLILIREFQSPDEEMKKIVLKVVKQCCGTDGVEANYIKTEILPPFFKHFWQHRMALDRRNYRQLVDTTVELANKVGAAEIISRIVDDLKDEAEQYRKMVMETIEKIMGNLGAADIDHKLEEQLIDGILYAFQEQTTEDSVMLNGFGTVVNALGKRVKPYLPQICGTVLWRLNNKSAKVRQQAADLISRTAVVMKTCQEEKLMGHLGVVLYEYLGEEYPEVLGSILGALKAIVNVIGMHKMTPPIKDLLPRLTPILKNRHEKVQENCIDLVGRIADRGAEYVSAREWMRICFELLELLKAHKKAIRRATVNTFGYIAKAIGPHDVLATLLNNLKVQERQNRVCTTVAIAIVAETCSPFTVLPALMNEYRVPELNVQNGVLKSLSFLFEYIGEMGKDYIYAVTPLLEDALMDRDLVHRQTASAVVQHMSLGVYGFGCEDSLNHLLNYVWPNVFETSPHVIQAVMGALEGLRVAIGPCRMLQYCLQGLFHPARKVRDVYWKIYNSIYIGSQDALIAHYPLVYNDEKNSYVRYELEYFL, from the exons ATGCAGGTCAGGACATACATGGATGTTATGAAGGAGCAGCATCTGTCCAAAGAAGAG AGAGAGATCAGGCTGCAGATGGTAGAGAAAGCAAAGTCTGGAGAGCTGAAAGCAGTGAACGGCTCTGCTGCATCTCAGGCTGCTGGGGCCAAACGCAAACGACGCTGGGACCAGACAGCTGACCAAACCCCCAGTAATACCACACCCAGAAAAGTGTCCAGCTGGGACCAGGCAGATGCGGGTCCCGAA ACACCAGGACACACACCTTCCAACAGTCGCTGGGATGAGACACCCGGGCGCCCCAAAGGTAGCGAGACCCCGGGAGCTACTCCAAGCACCCGTATGTGGGAACCCACACCAAGCCACACCCCAGCTGGAGCCGCAACACCAGGTCGAGACACTCCTGGACACGCCACTCCTGGCCACGGAGGGGCTACTTCCAGTGTGCGCAAGAACCGCTGGGATGAAACaccaaagacagagagag agacaCCTGGTCATGGCAGTGGCTGGGCTGAGACTCCACGTACAGACAGAGGAGATGAGTCAGTGGGTGAGACGCCCACCCCAGGTGCTAGCAAGAGGAAGTCAAGATGGGATGAGACACCAGCCAGTCAGATGGGCTCTTCAACTCCTCTGCTCACCCCTGGAAAAACCCCTCTGGGCACACCTGCTATGAATATGGCCACACCCACTCCAG GTCACCTGATGAGCATGACTCCAGAACAGCTGCAGGCTTGGCGCTGGGAGCGAGAGATTGACGAGAGGAATCGTCCACTGACTGATGAGGAGCTTGATGCCATGTTTCCAGAAGGATACAAA GTACTGCCACCACCAGCAGGCTATGTACCCATCCGTACCCCAGCACGTAAATTAGCTGCCACCCCCACCCCCATCGGAGGCATGACAGGCTTCCACATGCAAACAGAGGACCGATCTATGAAACAAGTCAACGATCAACCCTCTGGAAACCTGCCCTTCCTCAAGCCAGATGACATTCAGTACTTTGATAAACTGTTG GTCGAAGTTGATGAGTCCACCCTCAGTCCAGAAGAACAGAAGGAGCGCAAGATCATGAAGCTTCTCTTAAAGATCAAGAATGGGACACCTCCCATGAGAAAG GCTGCCCTCCGTCAAATCACAGACAAAGCCAGGGAGTTTGGTGCAGGACCACTCTTTAACCAGATCCTACCATTGCTGATGTCTCCTACACTGGAGGACCAGGAGCGTCATCTCTTGGTTAAAGTCATTGATCGTATCCTCTACAAACTTGATGACTTGGTTCGACCATATGTCCACAAG ATTCTTGTGGTCATTGAACCCTTGCTGATTGATGAAGATTACTACGCTAGAGTAGAGGGTAGAGAGATCATCTCCAACTTGGCAAAA GCTGCTGGTCTGGCCACTATGATCTCCACCATGAGGCCTGATATTGACAACATGGACGAGTATGTGAGAAACACAACAGCTCGTGCTTTCGCTGTTGTAGCATCTGCCCTCGGCATTCCATCTCTCCTGCCTTTCCTCAAGGCTGTTTGCAAGAGCAAGAAATCCTGGCAGGCTCGTCACACGGGTATCAAGATCGTACAGCAGATCGCTATTCTCATGGGCTGTGCTATCCTGCCCCATCTCCGCAGCTTGGTGGAGATTATTGAGCATG gtCTCGTGGATGAGCAGCAGAAAGTGCGAACCATTAGTGCTCTGGCTATCGCTGCCCTGGCTGAAGCTGCTACACCATATGGTATCGAGTCCTTTGATTCTGTACTAAAACCTCTCTGGAAAGGTATCAGGCAACACAGAGGCAAG GGTCTTGCTGCCTTCTTGAAAGCCATTGGATACTTGATTCCTCTTATGGATGCTGAATATGCCAACTATTACACCAGAGAAGTGATGCTTATCCTTATTCGAGAGTTCCAGTCACCTGATGAGGAAATGAAGAAGATTGTCCTCaag gTGGTGAAGCAGTGCTGTGGCACAGATGGTGTGGAAgccaattacattaaaacagagATTTTGCCCCcctttttcaaacatttctggCAGCACCGAATGGCATTGGATAGGCGCAACTACAGACAG TTAGTGGACACTACAGTGGAGCTGGCCAATAAGGTCGGGGCAGCTGAGATTATTTCCCGCATCGTGGATGATTTAAAGGATGAAGCTGAGCAGTACAGAAAAATGGTCATGGAGACTATTGAGAAAATTATGGGAAACCTTGGTGCCGCTGACATCGATCACAAACTGGAGGAGCAGCTTATTGATGGAATCCTGTACGCTTTTCAGGAACAGACCACTGAA GACTCTGTGATGCTAAATGGCTTCGGTACGGTGGTAAATGCTCTGGGTAAGAGAGTAAAACCGTACTTGCCTCAGATCTGCGGTACAGTGCTGTGGCGTCTCAACAACAAATCCGCCAAAGTCCGTCAACAGGCTGCTGACCTGATTTCTCGCACAGCGGTGGTCATGAAGACATGCCAGGAG gAAAAGCTGATGGGCCATTTGGGTGTGGTGTTATACGAGTATCTGGGAGAAGAATACCCAGAAGTGCTGGGTAGCATTCTTGGAGCCCTTAAAGCTATTGTCAATGTTATTG GTATGCACAAGATGACACCACCTATCAAAGACTTGCTTCCACGATTGACTCCCATCTTAAAGAACAGACATGAGAAGGTGCAGGAGAACTGCATTGATCTAGTGGGCAGAATCGCTGATAG GGGTGCAGAGTATGTGTCTGCCAGGGAATGGATGCGCATCTGTTTTGAATTGCTGGAGTTGTTGAAAGCCCACAAGAAGGCCATTCGCAGAGCTACTGTCAATACTTTCGGCTACATCGCCAAGGCCATTGG TCCTCACGATGTGCTGGCCACGCTGCTCAACAATCTGAAGGTTCAGGAGCGTCAGAACCGTGTGTGCACAACGGTAGCCATTGCTATCGTGGCTGAGACGTGTTCGCCATTCACCGTGCTTCCTGCGTTGATGAACGAATACCGTGTTCCTGAACTTAATGTTCAGAATGGTGTCCTAAAGTCTTTGTCCTTCCTGTTCGAGTACATTGGTGAAATGGGTAAAGATTATATCTATGCGGTCACACCTTTGTTGGAGGATGCTCTGATGGACAG GGATCTTGTACACAGGCAGACTGCCAGTGCTGTGGTGCAGCATATGTCTCTGGGAGTGTATGGCTTTGGCTGTGAAGATTCTCTCAATCATTTGCTCAACTATGTTTGGCCAAATGTCTTTGAAACGTCTCCTCACGTCATCCAGGCTGTCATGGGGGCCCTAGAGGGTCTGCGGGTAGCAATCGGGCCCTGCCGGATGCTGCAGTACTGCTTGCAG GGGTTGTTCCATCCTGCTCGTAAAGTGCGTGACGTGTACTGGAAGATCTACAACTCCATCTACATTGGCTCCCAGGATGCACTGATCGCACATTATCCGCTTGTCTACAATGATGAGAAGAACTCGTATGTTCGCTATGAGCTGGAGTACTTCCTGTGA